Genomic segment of Tamandua tetradactyla isolate mTamTet1 chromosome 1, mTamTet1.pri, whole genome shotgun sequence:
GTGGTCCCAGTCTCCTCCCATGCCCCCCAATGCTTCTATTCGCTGCTAACACGTAGCGAGCAAGAGGACCGACCCCTCCGGAGGGTGGCCATACTGTCAGGACCCGAAAGCGTTTTATAGGTAATCGAGCTAACCCCTTCTtcttacaggtggggaaactgaagctGGAAAGTGACTCAGCTTGGGCGGTAAATCATCGACCCTCTGCCCCCAAGAAGGGAACCTGAAGAAGGTGATTAAAGTCGCCGGTAACCCCTACTTCCTGTCTCCAAGAGGGCGACTGTCAACAAACCCCGAGATCCCCAAATTTCATTCAGCAAGAATCCAGTGCCTCCCACATGGACCCAGGAAGAGCGGATGCGAGATAATTGGGACTGCTGGTGTACAGCACTGAAAACGCCGCGGCAGCAGCCGGCGCCGAACTCGAGCCTCGCTCTTCAGCATCTCCCCGCGGGGAAAAGGGGAAACAAGAAGGTGTCACCTCCCGCGAGAAGAAGTACCTGTGGCTCTTGCAGCAGTCCCCCGCCGCAGGGCGCCGGCGCCCGACACCCCACTTCCGGGGTCAAGTCACCGTGGGGAGGCCCTAGACCGCGGCAGGGGAGCATCAGACCCCGCCCCCATCGCCTCCTTCTCCCAGAACCGGACCAACTTCCGGGACGCCGCGCGTCACTAAGCAGCCGATCTCCACTTCCGGACGCGTACCTcaatctctccctccttccccacttCTTTCCCGGGCCGCCCACTTGCGATCGCTGTTTCCTCGCGTTTGATTGGCAGAGCGGGAGGGCTGGTCTTCGCTGATTGGTGCACCCAGAGACGCCCGCGGGGCGCGCTGTTTCAGGCGTGTGCCAGTCTCCCGCCAGCTGTAAATCTTGCGCCGCCGTCATGGCGGACGTTATGGAGTTCCCGAAGCGGCGCATCAACGCGAGCATGCTAGTTCAGTTCATCGACCGGCCTGTATGCTTCGTAGGCAGGCTGGAAAAGGTGCGTGGGCTCGCCACCCTGGGCTCCCGGGTCGGTAGCCAGATGGGGGGACTGTAACCGTGAGGGTGGCAAATCTCGAGGTGGCTAACGGAGGGAAGGACAGAAGGCCCCATAGCATCACCGCGCACCCagttgctttattttttagatgGGAACTTTCCCCCGACTTTTTAGCCATTGCAGCCTCGTTTTGATGTCTCTTTAATGGTGCGGAAACACGATGTTTTCCCAGTGCCCTCCGTTATAAACTCCAGGTCGGTCTACTCCCGTTGTTTGTATTTACTTAAATTATAGACATACCTCCCAAATCTACATTctggtttttcattttagccagaTTTGACCGTGACCGCAAGTAGTTTAATGTGCTTGCTTGCTTTTCTAGAAttcttctggaattttcttttctgaaatgttcCCTCTTCCTAAATTTCGTTTTCTCATTGAAGTCGCCTCTCCTTAAGACCTTTCTTGAATGTCCCTTGTAGATCCCATAGCAGCCTGTTATCTTACGTCCTGTTATCCTGTAGTCCATAAAAATCCTAAAGGCTGAAAAAGATCCAGATGATTCAGTtcgccccaccaccaccaccaccaccaccactaccaccattcTGCAGAAACAAAACCGAAGTCTCAGGGTTAGTGAACCcagaaactgaaggaaagaaaactattaTGTAAAGGCTTATTTAGTAGCTCATTTCATTCACACATGAACTTCGTGGAATAAGTGTTATTCCGACTTCACAGATTGGGAGGAGTGGTGGTATTTTCAGTGAAATGCTCAGGGCTGCAGAAAGTGGCATAATTGGCATTTAAACCAGATCTCACAGCACTCTTTGCAGCTCCTTCCCAAGCATGGAATCCAGATCTTCTGGCAATCAATTCTCTCTTCATTATgcctagtttttaaaaacatacccCACTTGGGATATGTACTGCCTAATTATGTGCACCAGCAGATCTGATTTATAGCAGATCATAGCATAGTGTTTCCAGACTTAGCAAAAATATTGGACAGCTAAGAGTATTTATTGTTTATCTgatattcaaatttaactggtCATTCTGTGACAGGTGGAAACACAAGActgatttaaatgaaataaactgttaaaaaaaaacagttgcttTGATTGAAATCATGGCCtggaacaaatatttgtacattaGTGTTTGTAGCTGCATtgttcacaatagtcaaaagatagaagcagcccacatgtccatcaacagatgaatggataaatgtggtatatgcatacaaagTAACATTattcaaatgtaaaaagaaatgaagttctgatacacaggAAAACACAGATAAACCTAGATGGcatcatgttaaatgaaataaaccagatactaAAGGACAAATGTGGTATGATCTCACTTGTCTGCACTTAGACTAAGCACATTTCTCAGAGATATAATAGAGGACAAGTTATGGTGGAGCAGTTGATGGAAGTAGTTTTGCTTAATGGGTTCAGAGTTTTATTCaagatgatgaaaaagttgggtGATGGATcttgatgatggtagcacaatgttgtgaatatTATTAATACCAcagaattgtacatttgaaaagtgtataaaatgggaaattttgagtcgTATATATATGTTGCTACAactaaaaaggtttttttttttaaagttggagGTTTTATATCAAAATACTGAATTAAGAAATAGTTACATAAACACACTTAGAATTAGGAAAACAGTaccatagatttatttatatatatatgtaatatatatataatttgtttttataacaGAATTTTTCCTAGGAGTGACAGATAGGGCAAGgggatgtttttttttcatgagtgGTCCTTCTTATACTACATGATTTTTTAGAGTTCCTGGTTCCTGATGTAACAAACTGTATTTTATTAGAGACCATTAATTTCTTCCCTCTATCCAGACCTGTATGTAAGTAAATTGTTTAATTACAGATTTAGACAAGTTGAAGAGTTCCTTTCCTAGATGTATGAAGCTCTAAGGAATACCAATAATCTTTGTTTGGGCATTCCATGTCTTTATAACTGTAAGCACTTGAAGGAATTATAAGACATttgccaaaatttaaaaaaatttgctttATGTTAATCAGCTAAGTAAGTTTAGGTCAATCTGCTCATCTTTTATCgaattgttttcatttgtttattttaataagattttagaggttttgtttttgtgtgtgttatttttaattatgtatttttttcttagattCATCCCactggaaaaatgtttattctttcagatggagaaggaaaaaatggaaccATTGAGTTGATGGAACCtgtatgtttaaatatttttttaacttattttttattatcaaaccaaaacaacatagaAACGTGAACATTCATgcaaggtgtacaatcagtggctcacaacatcatcacatagtagtatattcatcaccaggatcattttttagaacatttgcatcattccagaaaaagagataaaaaagaaaaagctcttatataccataccccttatccctccctctcattgaccactagtatttctgtctactcagtatattttaacctttgttccccctattttttatttatttttgatccatatttttttactcatgtgtcaatattgtagataaaaggagtatcagacacaaggttttcacacttacatagccacattgtgaaagctatatcagtatacattcatcttcaagaaacatggcaactggaatacagctctgcagtttcaggcagttccctctagcctctctaatacaccttaaattaaaaaggggatatctataaaatgcgtaagaataacctccaggataacctctcgactgtgtttgaaatctctcagccactgacacttactttatctcatttctctcttcccccgttTCGTCAACAAGGTTTTCTTGGTGCTGAATCcgagctcattctagaatttctgtcccacattaccagggaggtttacaccactGGGATTTGTGTCCCAGGTAGAGGaggagggcactgagtttgcttgctgtattggctgagagataggccacatctgagccaaatattaactctttgtacattatagttaattCTTCATCTTGAGTTGGTTTTTTGCTGATGTTTCCAATTCCTGGAGTAGATATATAAAGAACAAGTTTGTAAAACTTCCCTGGCTCTAAAATTCTTGTTCTCTTCtcacattatatttatttacctTTGCATTCTATCCAATGATTCTGATTGTTGAATATATCCCTTAAATGCTGGATAACAATTTTCACTCTTTATAAAGATCATAAAACCGCTTaagaaaatcttcatttttaattgttttcttcctCAGAGTTtcattaacatttgttccccctattatttatttatttttaatccatacttctTTTAACTCATTcgtcaatattgtagataaaaggagtatcagacacaaggttttaacacttacatagtcacattgtgaaagctgtatcattatacattcatcttcaagaaacatggctactggaacacacctctacagtttcaggcatttccctctagcctctctaatataccttaaattaaaaagtctattttctatttatgtgTCCTTATGCTTTTAGTTGTCAGTTACttgttttcaaaacatttttgtcTTGGTCTTTTCTGAAGACACATGTTCTGTTTGGTTAGTGTATTCAGAACACACTGCACTGAAAATCATAGGTAATTGAATGGTTCTGCTCAACAGGTCATTTTAAACAGATTACTGCTTATAGAAATGCTGCCCATTCTTACAGTCTTTATTTCTAAATGATTTTGTCTCTTACTTGAAGCCACTGCTTAAAGATAAGGGAACATGTGACTTGCTGCTAGTCAGTACTTGTTGAGCAAGTTTGAATTCAATTTTTGcattagtaaatttaaaaatgcttttgttaGCTGAAATGAAGGATAAGTAAATTGTATAACCATTTTCAACAGTAATTATCTACTGAAACATGTCACACCAAGTTAACATTATGTTCTCTGTGTTAGCTTGATGAAGAAATCTCTGGAATCGTGGAAGTAGTTGGAAGAGTGACGAACAAGGCCACTATCATGTGTGCATCTTACATCCAGTTTAAAGAAGATAACTGTCCTTTTGGTAAATAAAGCATTCCAGTATTTAGTGGTCTTATATATTAGCcagaaaacagttttattcttaACTTGATATGTGTCAGTTTTGGTTTCAGTCTTACCTCATTTTCAATTTCTGTAGCATTTTCTGATCCTTAAggaaaatggaaggacattttggcCTCCTTCTAAATAGTGCTTGTATATAAATAGGAAACTcagtgaaaattaattaatatttatggaaagagaaatttaaagaatatgtcaaacaaaaacaatactaattaattttttttttcttttttttttttttaatacgtgGTTTGAAGGTGCTGAACCATGCATAATACCTAAAGCATGACTAGGCAGGGACAATGCCTTGGTAACAGATGTCAAAATGAATGGTCTCCCGTCCcccatgtcctttttttttttggagggactGTTAAATAAATATGATCTACATCTCAGTTGTAGAAATTGTATCATGAAAATAAGTTGACctctaaaagagagaaaagagagacagaaatctTTTAGATAATAATTGATGTTAAAGCTTTCCACTGTAAATTAAATGCTTACTAAAATGTTTCTTTCAGATCTTGGACTCTACAATGAAGCTGTGAAAATTATCCATGAGTTCCCTCAGTTTTTTCCTTTGGGGGTTGTGCAGTATGATTAATTTTTATGATTGTGAATGATCTACCTTAAAGACTATTGAAGGAGGCCTCTGATGTTTGGAGAAATGCTTGTGATTTCTAgtatttaatttgctcttttttttatacTCCATTTATCTAACCATAGATATTCCAATTCAATCTTTGACGAAGCTAGTATATTGACATTTCTCACCTAAGGAGTAAGAGAGCTTTTAtaaagattttcttctttagtATACAGTCAGATTAGGTCAAGAGGAAAGCAGTTGTCTGGGTttagttttcagttttattaataaaattaaaacagaatgaaCTGTTggttgttttcattcttattcttttaGTCATTTACTCAAGAACGAATTTGGAATGTCAAAACTATAAGGTCAAAACTTAGACCTACCAGTATGAAACCCTAGGCCAGCTCTGTTAAGGATTTACTCTCTACCTCACATGCTGTACTATGTTGTTATTTCTTTGACATTCTATGTAAAATGATTTTGACTGATTAGAAAGAGCAAACAGTCATACATGTTTGGGATTTTAAAACTGAGCTTTTACCAAGTATCAAACAAGGGATACATGATCATTAAAACAGGTGATGAAATGACTTAAATTTTTTGTCTTCCTTTCAACTGTTCCTGTTCAACTGTTCAACTTGTTCCCTATATCAAGGAATTCTTGTTTACCTCCAAGTAGTGTTGcgagtggctggagagagatgcaGCAGGGGTAGGATAGAGCAAGATGGCAGAACTGTGGTGCCCTGTGTTATCATTTAGGTTTCATGGCTTGATCCATTCTCTTTAGTGAGGAAATAAACTAAGTCCAAGTCCATTTAGACTGTAAATTATAccaaacaatatttattttaaattgatagAATCTTAAATTTCAACTTCTCTCACCCTAAAATACTCTGCATACTATTTAAGGGACATTGCTATAGCCACTTATTGTAAAAGCATTTTATTATAGGAAGGGTAGACAATTGCAGTTTAAAATATATGGGAGAGctctaaaaatacatataaaagggACATCAGCCAGTCTCGGTACACAGTGTTAATGTTGGGTGACAGGAGGCCCAGTCATTAATTCTGTGTTAACCCCTGACAGCTAAGTGCTATTGAAAGTTGAAGTTACCCTCCTTGAAACTGTCCCTTGAGCAATCCAAGTTTAATAAATTAGACTAAATGTTTTCTGTCAAATGAATCTTTTATGCTAATGATTTATGATGCTATATCTGTACTCTCAACCTCCCTTCTAAACAGTGCAACATATGCACCCGGATGTCCCACCAGCATTTCCGTTTGAAAGACCAGTTAGCTTCTCTGCCATATGttcctgtttcttatttttgGTAATAGCTTTACTGAAATATAAATCCCATATCATACAagtcacccatttaaagtgggttttactatattcacagagctgtgcaataatcatcacaatcaattttagaacatttttattactccaaataggaatcctgtaccATTTATCCATAACGTCCAAATTGTCCCATTCTCCCTCCATACCCTGGCAACCCCTAATCTACTTTATGTCTCtctagatttgcctattctggacattatctataaatggaatcatataatatgtggtcttttgtgactggcttcttttacttaacataatgttttcaagggtcaTCTATGTCtaatgtatcagtacttcattcctttttatggaataTACCATATATTTATCCATTACTAGGTAAATATTTGGgtagtttccaccttttgacttaTGAATAATGCTAATGACATTTGTGTACAACTTTTGTGTGGCCATTATCTGGTGGTAACtcttatgtttaactttttgagaaaccaccaaactgttttccaaagttgttgcatcattttacattcccaccaatggtgtATGAggattctaatttctccacatggtcaccaacacttattatttgaTTTGTTGATTAAAGCCGTCCTAGTGAGTGTGAGATCAGT
This window contains:
- the RPA3 gene encoding replication protein A 14 kDa subunit — its product is MADVMEFPKRRINASMLVQFIDRPVCFVGRLEKIHPTGKMFILSDGEGKNGTIELMEPLDEEISGIVEVVGRVTNKATIMCASYIQFKEDNCPFDLGLYNEAVKIIHEFPQFFPLGVVQYD